One Carya illinoinensis cultivar Pawnee chromosome 5, C.illinoinensisPawnee_v1, whole genome shotgun sequence genomic window, tttcaactgtttattcttttgccgaatgattcattcccttgtgtgagactcttgaacaattcgttgaagtacaacaatttgttctttgaacttttcaacttcatgatttttggcttgtagccactggaaaaaagcaacaatagaggaagagtagcaagtcccaagactcaccaagtcatagatagcatcagaatctgacttattagtcagattattattttcttgctgcaacatggcaccaatggcagctgcagaaaggacatgaggttgagatgcagaatgcctcatggatggatctagagaaatgttagaagaatgagccattgagaatagaatagaaggcttaaaacgagaatgttgaaagaatgcagatgagttatagagatgagaagaaaaattgatgcggattggatgaactttaagactgattttatagagatagcataaagaaccagacgagctatcatccaagtcaaagagtaatgtgattttttttcccgatcggtaaaaatgacattttttagaaactcgaagccttcaatctcatttctcaacaacatcaggtgattttttcaaatctccagccacatttgtcgggtcacggacggatcaaatttatttatttttttttcaactatctacagtgtctactaacgcaccgttttgttcaggtccatttacttgttgcggatcatttttaatgatgccaaaagggggagaagtgttagattagaacattaacattgtttgaattgctaaacttattatatatgcttagaattatatttatacttttgcttgaaaaactaacgcacattctgaTGGGGAGTTTAAGTATCAATACAgatttcaggttctatcaagtatttgtcatcatcaaaaagggggagattgttgaacccaaggtttcaagttttgtgtaattatatatctacacatgaattttgatgataacaaatgaattcgaagaataaagaagtctcaagctcaagttgtctacacaatggagtcaagcacattaaggaaacaagcatgagcaagaaaggaataagttcacattaaagttatagagtaatgttgtaaatctcttcaaaatttgaaattaggattaatgctcaaaattaatattttatcataaaacattaaaatacattttctacatgtgcattaatttttttgaaaattaaatttaaaaattttgaaagatgattgattgtcatcttttacatgtgcatgccttgattaaagggttgaactttgaaaatattaaaaatgattgattgtcatctttcacatgtgcatattttatttgaatattttcaaaagtgattgatgcttttttagacttatacaaaaggtagatgattttgtttgaaaaatttgaaaagtaaagtgtgctccttttgtcatatacaaaaagtaaaagattaggtttgaattttttgaaaaaggaaagtgtgctccttttgtcatatacaaaaagtaaaagattaggtttgaattttttgaaaaggaaagtgtgttctttttgtcatatgccaaaagtaaaagattatgtttgattttttggaaaaagtgaatgatgttgtctttgacattgaatctttttaaatttgaatatgaaatctcatatggctataaatagatcatttgagagcttcacattcacaacatccagagcatacaacattcattcaaagctttcattctctcttctctaagcattgagctttaatccttgttcattttgagagatataatttgcgctgtattgttgttatttcactcattgaggagttttttctgataacctacccactatcagctcttgtattagaaaaagggtgtgtataacccttgtgcgtgtagaaagtgttctacatgggaaatagttgaatcaccacgtgtaaggtgattgcaagtgtagagggtgttctacacggatcctttgtagcagtgttgttcaaaggtgtaataggtttctatctccacctgaaggaagttgaatagtgaatttggggatactcaaggggtagcttgaggcgaggacgtaggcagtggggccgaacctcgttaacatactgagtttgcttctctcttacccttactctttatatttattactgtttcacattttgtttatattttatattgtatatttgatttataattgttatttttttaatataactcaattcacctccctcttgtgttagtcatttgggcaacacTCTTGAGCCAAAAAAGGACTGAATGTGAAGGGTCTTTGTCAGCTTTGTATTTAACTAAAATCCAAAGACTTAAATGAGCAGGTGGGAGCAGCAAAATACAAGCTAAAAGATCTAGGGCATAAGCAGAAGAACAGAGACTAGGTAAATAACAGTGAGTCTTACAAGGTGCAACCATTACAATAAGATTTTCATGCCATATATAACTAAAAAGTTTTATACTAATTGGTGTTTGTGCTTCTCATCACCAGAACCAGatgagaagggaaaaaaaatataataattagctcaCTAGAAATAGCTCAGCTGTATCAAATATCACTGTCTTCAACATCATCTtgttcatcatcatcaccatttTCCTGCACATGATTTCTtcattacctataaaaaaaaaagacatgaaaaaaatatagaataaatataagaatatAAAAGGCCAGCCATACTTATTCCATCATGTACGAGCACAAAGAAACTATCATATCAATGTCACAGGGGTAATATCACAGAGGCTTAATCAGTAATCAAGATATCACAGGGTATTATCACGCATGGTTCCATACCTACATGCTAGAAACAGAAAAATTAACTCTAAGATAAAATCAAACCATTGAAACTATTtatacatttcttttttctagtTACGTGAGTGAAAATTCAACATCTAAAGAGAAGCATCCAGGTTACCATCATAAAGTTAAGACTAAAATTCAGAAACAAAGATTGGTAAGGTGTATTAATGCTACACCAAGCCAATGCAATATGGTAAAAAGAGATTTTTAATGCCTTTCCTTGTTCTTATGCTGTATAGATAGGTAACTGCCATTCTAGGAGTTGATATTGTCTCTATCATAGTAACTTTAGCATTCACAAGCAAGGAAAGGAAACTATTACGCTATATAACAATTACTTTGAACAGAAATCCCATATTTTACATCTTTTTCAGAGCCAAGGGTTGTAAGGATTCTAGCACACAAAAGACTACTAAGACAATGTAGGAGTTCAATAAACCAACTAGCCTTTAGTTGAACTAAATAGATGTGTATTTCAACATTGATAAATGTACTTTGGGACCATGACAAGGTTCAAAAGCCATCACCATGAAAATgagtgaaatgaaaattaaaaatagatcaaCTGACTAAATAACTTATTTAATGGGAAAGATAATTTCATATAGTAAGACAACAAGCATAAGCTCAAGTACTTGCATTCATGCCTAAAAATGTTGACCATGTATGTCTAATTTAGTAAAGCATACCTCAGAAACTAATAGCTTTTAACATTGATACATACCATTTTCGGTAAGGGATGCATCTCCACACCTGTGCTTAGATTGCACATCTTGCTGAAAcaatttgaacaaataaaacatatgaAGATTATATGAGGtataatcaaattattaataaaagaatctaGTTAGAGGACCTAGTTTTTTAATGTAGTCATTTAAGAAGCTCTTCCTTTTCCTAACTTTACCATGGGTTGGAGATTCTTGGGTAACATGTTAATGCTACAATATTTATAAGCGCATAAATTGTTTGCATACATCTTGGGTAACAACATTCAAGTTTCCGTGGACTAcatcaaagtatttttttttttttttgtatgcaaCTATAGTTACAATAAGTCCTTAAtgcatacataaaaataaaacattattataaTTGGTAATGGAATTTAGAAATCAAACATTGAGATGAAGTACTGTACCTGGGTGAAAATCAGAGAGGAGAGACGAGACCTTCTGAGGCGTTGGGTTGTTGGCGTTGGGGGCCTCGGTTGGGTCTCACCGTCTCATGGTGGAAAGTTCACAGCGAGGGAGGGACAACATTGTCGGCTTGAGGGAGGCGTTGGGGGTGAGTGTGGGTTGATCGGCATAGGGGAAAGTGAGATAAGAACGCCGAGGAGCTGTGGGTCACCATGGTGTCGTGCCATGGAGGTGGCGGCGGCAGAGCCCTAgtctagagagagagacagagaagagAATGGAAGGGAGAGACATCTGAGAGACGGAGAGTCAAaccgagatggatgagtggcgTCACGTGCTGGTGGCACTGCATCTGTCGTGGCGACACACACGAGAGAGAGCGTCTCGTGGTGGTGGCGCTGCATCTATCGTGGcggttgtgtgtgtgtgtgtgtgtgtgtgtgagagagagagagagagagagagagagagagagagagagagagagagagagagagagagagagagagagagagagagagagagagagaggagttttCGATTTTTCAGAAGGGGATACGCTGGTGTTTGGAGGCAGGGAGGTGAGAGGAGCAAATATGCAGGGAATTAGGGATCTAAGTGATCCAACGGTGGAGATTAAACTTTTCAAAACTACTTATTTTCTGCGACTTCATGTCGTCGCAAAAAGTGGCTTTCCTCACGAATTTTCGATCGTAGAACGTGATTACGGGGTaaaatgtaattttcttttccccatGGACGCTGTTTGTAACATTAAGTAAGTATTTCCCACAAATTAACGCTCGTCGGATGTGTTCTAGTAGAAAAATGTATACTTCTTTCCCACGGACAGTTTTCATGTTATAAACTAAGTATTTGCCACGGAGGTAGATTGTGGAAAGCAAAATTCATGGGAAAAAcccatatttcttgtagtgagtaaTGATATGCACATAGGTTATTAGCAATTTGCTTTAACAATATAATGAAACTTAGAATAAGTCTATTTGTCTAACTGCATTATGTACAAATGAAGCTATACCCAATATAACAGCTCATATCCAGAGAGTCAGGAAGTTACTTCTTGTCACCTAAAattatctcccaacaacataaTATATAGACTCCAAAGTCTTTATGAAACATAGATCTCATTGGTTCAAAATAACAACTACAatataattttactctaagactCCACAAAGTGTAACATCCAAGTGCATCCAGGCTAGCACCAAGCTTGGCCAAGCCTGGATACTATTAATTTATTGAAATTAATATGTAAAGGTAGCTCACTTGAGATTTAACGAGTAATTTTAAATAAGCCACAtgctcaaaatttattttggtggaatatagatttttttctcATAAATTACGTTTAATGGgccaatattttatttgagatttACTGGATCATCTTGTATAAGTCCTTGAGCTATAATATTTTGTTAGTTGGGACTTTTAATTAGGCCTAAGAGTCAAAAAGTTTATTTTAAGACCCATTAGGGTTTAGCAAATAATTTTGGATTCAATCAAACAGTTAAAgtccatttttataatttataaaccaagtcctttttatttttgtagtggCCCAAGAATTTATTCTAAAAGCCAAGGCCTAACTACTCAGCATTTGATGCACGtttcttcctcctctttcttCTCTAGGGTTtctagccatatatatatatatatatatcctctcATGCACGTGGAAACTCCCTTAGGCGCTAATCTCCATTGAAGCTCCCCTTCCATGCACATCATTGCACCGAAGATAACCCAAACCATCAAGCTTGTTACGGCCACCACCACCCTTAGTGTGCACATTTCCTTCCCATGTCTCCATGTCCAAGAAGCGCCCAGCAAACATGGCAACAATGTTAAGGAGCTGCGTATGGGTTGTTCTATGGAAGTAAAGGTTGGAACTTTAGGGCTCAAAGCAGGGAGTTTGAGTTGCAGGTTGCAAAATGGGAGAAGGCAGTTCGGGACTTAGTTTTGTCTTAAGCAATTCCTCAAACGACGTAGCTTCAGCAAAGCACCAGACACCAAACGACAGCACTGAATTAATAAAGAGGAACGACGTAGATTTATGTAGCATTTGTAATACGCACCGTTTAGTATAAAACGGTGTGCTTGGCATTAAGTTTAGAGTTGTTTTACTAAGGAGTTTTAAGTAATTTCCTTTTGGGGAGGCAGTTAAGTTTCATGCTTGGATGAATCTCGGATTCATTCTCGAGCTTTTATCTTGTAGCTGGATAAATTCTATGGAGGAATTGGGGACCTAGAATACCCCAAAGCTTATGAACATTTGAGGTATTTCTATCAATATTCTACTGTTATCCTAATATCCCTGCATGCTATTTCTTATGTAATCTGGAAAATCAAGAGGAACATTACAAGTGGTATCAAGTCACCGATCCTGCCCAGTCCATCCAAACAGACCCTCTCATTTACCTAGTCATTCCCTTACCAGCCATTACAAGCACATACATATAGTTACGTTCAGCCTACATTCATCCATACAGACACGTTCAGCCTGCGTTCATACATACAGCACCATCTTTTTACTACTGATTTTCTTACATACATATTCATCCATTCAGCCTTCACTACATATTTTCCAAGCCAAACACTAACCAAACAGCACTATACACAGCCCAGAAATAAACCAAACAACACCATCTCCAACCAAGTAATCAACCAAACAGCACCATCTTCCATGGCGGACAACACCAGATCCAAGCACCAGCAGCACGAGAATTTACAGCTTCAAGTGGAACTTCATCAACATGAAATCCTGGAAGTAAAAGTAGATGTCAGTGTATTGAAAGTTGATGTTGCTACGGTGAAAGTGGATATACAAGAAATTAAAGATATGTTACACACTTTTTTTGCCCAACCACACAATCAGAATCCCCCTCTACCTCCCCTTAACCATGAAATTCCTCAAGACCATGACAATCAAGATCCTAGAAGGTTCAATCCCAGGTGGGTCAAACTTGATTTTCCTCACTTTCAAGGTGTTAACCCTACTGCATGGCTTTTTAAGGCCAACCATTACTTTGACTTCCACCAAACACCATTACCACACCGATTGTTGATGGCATCTTATCACATGGAAGGAGACGCTCTTGTGTGGTTCAAAAATGCAACAGTTGGAGGCTTATTCCGAGATTGGGATGCTTTTTCTAGATCCTTACTTCTTCATTTTGGTCCAACCGCATATGACGACCCCATGGAAGCTTTGACTAGGCTCAAGCAAACCACCTCAGTGGCTGGTTACATGGCGCAGTTTGAAACATTATCCAACCGCTTAAGGGGACTTTCGGATATTCATAAGCTGAGTTGTTTTCTCAACAGGTTGAAGGATGAAATCCACATTCCGGTCCGGTTGTTAAACCCGGTGAATTTAAATGCTGCGTATGGGTTGGCAAAGATGCAAGAGGAATACCTTCCTATACGGAGGGTTGCTAAATCTATGGGGGATAAGCCGACTCCCATGGGAGGAGGAAATTTTTCTGCCGGTTCCTTTTCTAATGACTATACCAACAAGTGGAAGAGACctatggggggggggggctaaACACATTTCTTCCGAGCAAATCAATGAAAAGCGCTGCAAGggcttatattttaattgtgatCAGAAGTGGAATCCGTTACACAAATGTAAAACCCCTCGCCTTTATCTCTTGGATGTGAGTGAGGAATTTTGTGAGGATGAAGAAACACTACAGGTggaagaaattgaagaaaaaccaACACTTGACAATTCAGCCACTCCAACCAGTAACAAGAAAGAACTGAAAATTTCTTTGGCTGCCATAGCTGGTACCCCTACTGTCAGAACTATGAGATTGCTTGGAAGTATTCAGGGGGAACAAGTGGTGATCCTAGTGGACTCAGGCAGCTCACATAACTTCATAGATTCATCTTTGGTTTCCAAGTTGCAGCTGCCAGTGGATTATTCAGTAAATCTCAAGGTCCGGGTAGCTAATGGACAGGGCCTAAGCAGTGAAGGGTTATGTAGAATAGTGTAGCTGAAGGTTCAAGGTAACTTGCTACAACCCCCTCTTCATTTATTAGACCTTGAGGGTTGTGACATTGTGTTGGGAGTCCAGTGGCTAGAAACCTTGGGCCCTATCACTTGGGACTTTGCTAAGTTATTGATGAGTTTTGGGTTGGAAGGGAAGGCAATTGAATTGAAAGGGCTGAAACTAAGCCCTTCGATTGTAGAGGACAGTGAAAAGGTTTGCAAGGCCACTATGGCTAAAGGGAAGGGAATTCTCTTACAGATTATGTGTGTGGAGGAAAAAAAGCAAGGGGATGGGAAGGTGGCtgaaacattttcaaatttgttAGACGAGTTTAAAGAGGTATTTGAGGAACCTCAAGGGTTACCCCCGCTCCTATGACCACCAAATAGTCCTCAAGGAGGGCACTCAACCTGTGGCAATTGCACCATATCGATACCCATACTACCATAAAACAgagattgagaaaatggtggctGAGTTGTTGGCAGCAGGAGTGATTAGGCCTAGTTCTAGTCCTTTTTCTGCCCCTATTTTGCTAGTTCATAAAGCCGATGGCAGTTGGCAGCTTTGTGTGGATAATAGGGCACTTAATAAGGAAACGATGAAGACAAAGTTTCCTATACTAGTGATAGATGAATTGCTGGATGAACTCTTTGGAGTGGTGATATTCTCTAAACTTGACCTACGGTCGGGATATCACCAAGTGAGAGTGGTGCCTAGTGACATCCCTAAAACGGCTTTTCGTACTCATGAGGGTCACTACGAGTTTTTGGTGATGCCTTTCGGACTCACCAATGCTCCAGCCACGTTCCAAGGGTTAATGAATGATGTATTCAAACCCTTCTTGAGgaaatttgttttggtttttttttgacGACATCTTGGTCTATAGTAAATCTTAAGAGGAGCATGAGATCCATTTGAGACAGGTTTTAACAGTGTTGAAACAGCATTGCTTGTATGCAAAAAAATCCAAGTGTAGTTTTGCTATGGAGGAAATGGATTATTTGGGTCACATAATTTCTGGACAAGGTGTTAAGGCGGATCCTTCAAAAATTCAATCAATGTTGGAGTGGCCAACCCCTAAGACAACTAAAGCCTTGAGAGGCTTCTTGGGGTTGACGGGatattatagaaaatttataaaatattatggaTTGTTAGCAGCTCCACTTACTCAGCTTTTGACAAAAAATGGATTTGTGTGGACCCAAGAAGCAGAGCTGGCCTTTAATAAGTTGAAGGAAGCGGTGACGAGGCCACCTGTCCTTGCGCTACCAGACTTTACCAAGCCCTTTACAGTGGAGTGTGATGCTAGCGGGAAGGGAATATGTGTTGTCCTTATGCAATCGGGTCAGCCTATTGCCTTTTTGAGTAAAATGTTAAAGGGAAGGGCTTTATTACTCTCAACCTATGCGAATGAGTTTCAGGCCATTGTGA contains:
- the LOC122310171 gene encoding uncharacterized protein LOC122310171 produces the protein MADNTRSKHQQHENLQLQVELHQHEILEVKVDVSVLKVDVATVKVDIQEIKDMLHTFFAQPHNQNPPLPPLNHEIPQDHDNQDPRRFNPRWVKLDFPHFQGVNPTAWLFKANHYFDFHQTPLPHRLLMASYHMEGDALVWFKNATVGGLFRDWDAFSRSLLLHFGPTAYDDPMEALTRLKQTTSVAGYMAQFETLSNRLRGLSDIHKLSCFLNRLKDEIHIPVRLLNPVNLNAAYGLAKMQEEYLPIRRKWNPLHKCKTPRLYLLDVSEEFCEDEETLQVEEIEEKPTLDNSATPTSNKKELKISLAAIAGTPTVRTMRLLGSIQGEQVVILVDSGSSHNFIDSSLVSKLQLPVDYSVNLKVRWLETLGPITWDFAKLLMSFGLEGKAIELKGLKLSPSIVEDSEKTSLKRYLRNLKGYPRSYDHQIVLKEGTQPVAIAPYRYPYYHKTEIEKMVAELLAAGVIRPSSSPFSAPILLVHKADGSWQLCVDNRALNKETMKTKFPILVIDELLDELFGVVIFSKLDLRSGYHQVRVVPSDIPKTAFRTHEGHYEFLVMPFGLTNAPATFQGLMNDVLTVLKQHCLYAKKSKCSFAMEEMDYLGHIISGQGVKADPSKIQSMLEWPTPKTTKALRGFLGLTGYYRKFIKYYGLLAAPLTQLLTKNGFVWTQEAELAFNKLKEAVTRPPVLALPDFTKPFTVECDASGKGICVVLMQSGQPIAFLSKMLKGRALLLSTYANEFQAIVTAVSKLIDYDFKIEYKKGRENVVADTLSRKGDIDNEEVGLLAQISFPTSDWVEELKLSYKDNTEASELLEKWVNQQEVPKGTIVQ